Proteins encoded together in one Mus musculus strain C57BL/6J chromosome 16, GRCm38.p6 C57BL/6J window:
- the Ifngr2 gene encoding interferon gamma receptor 2 precursor encodes MRPLPLWLPSLLLCGLGAAASSPDSFSQLAAPLNPRLHLYNDEQILTWEPSPSSNDPRPVVYQVEYSFIDGSWHRLLEPNCTDITETKCDLTGGGRLKLFPHPFTVFLRVRAKRGNLTSKWVGLEPFQHYENVTVGPPKNISVTPGKGSLVIHFSPPFDVFHGATFQYLVHYWEKSETQQEQVEGPFKSNSIVLGNLKPYRVYCLQTEAQLILKNKKIRPHGLLSNVSCHETTANASARLQQVILIPLGIFALLLGLTGACFTLFLKYQSRVKYWFQAPPNIPEQIEEYLKDPDQFILEVLDKDGSPKEDSWDSVSIISSPEKERDDVLQTP; translated from the exons ACTCGTTTTCCCAGCTTGCGGCCCCtctgaacccaaggcttcacCTGTACAATGATGAGCAGATTCTAACTTGGGAGCCGTCACCTTCCAGCAATGACCCAAGACCAGTGGTCTACCAGGTGGAATATAGCTT CATCGATGGCTCTTGGCATAGGTTGCTGGAGCCGAACTGTACGGAcatcacagagacaaagtgtgactTAACAGGAGGCGGCCGCTTGAAGCTTTTCCCACACCCATTCACAGTCTTCCTGCGGGTGCGAGCCAAGCGAGGGAACCTCACTTCCAAGTGGGTGGGGCTGGAGCCATTTCAACACTATGAGAATG TTACTGTTGGACCTCCGAAAAACATCTCGGTGACCCCAGGAAAAGGTTCCCTCGTCATACacttctcccctccctttgatgTGTTCCACGGGGCAACTTTTCAGTATCTTGTCCACTACTGGGAAAAGTCAGAAACCCAACAGGAACAG GTTGAAGGCCCTTTCAAGAGCAACTCCATTGTGCTGGGCAATCTGAAGCCATACAGAGTATATTGTTTACAAACTGAGGCACAActgattttgaaaaacaaaaaaatccgaCCACATGGGCTCTTGAGCAATGTATCCTGTCACGAAACAACAGCAAATG CCTCCGCCAGGCTGCAGCAAGTCATCCTGATTCCGTTGGGCATCTTCGCATTGCTGCTCGGCCTGACGGGCGCCTGCTTCACCCTGTTCCTCAAATACCAAAGCCGAGTGAAGTACTGGTTTCAGGCTCCGCCAAACATCCCGGAACAAATCGAAGAG TATCTAAAGGACCCAGACCAATTCATCTTAGAGGTCTTGGACAAGGACGGTTCACCGAAGGAGGACTCCTGGGACTCCGTGTCAATTATTTCTTCTCCAGAAAAGGAGCGAGATGATGTGCTCCAAACACCGTGA